The following DNA comes from Solanum stenotomum isolate F172 chromosome 11, ASM1918654v1, whole genome shotgun sequence.
aTATAATAGGTAAGATATAAATTGTACTTTCTTAATATgttaaaatagacaagtaattagggacaactaaaaaaggaaaagtaaacaTATTTGTAgataatatatacacaaaataaaCACACTATAGCCGCACCTAATAAACTAATAGTATGCCAcataggaaaaggaaaaaaagaaacatataatataatctaTACCAAAGAATATTCTAAGTATTCCAACTGCTAATTGAAAATTACACACACTCTCTTAAATTATctatcttaaatttttttacacgTTCCTTACGAAACATTCAATAGAAAAGCTAGTTTTTTACCATTCTACtataatttatgtcttaatcttttGTTAATTTCACTCTGCCCTTAATCTTTTGTATTAGGTAAATAGTaccttttttatgttttaaatgagctaattaaatattttcctCTTAACAGAAGTAATACTTGTTACAACTGAACTTACATTGAATGACATTTAAActagatcaattttttttaaaataataaatttaattcttttaaaaacatacactagaaaaagttaaataaataaataatttaaataaatagagTAATTAATTATGAGATGAAAAATGATGTTGTTTCAAGCCTATAAAGAAACGTTTAATTGTCGTTATCGAGGCTTACATTTGCAAGTGTAAATCTTACGAAAGCTCTTGGAAGTGTTCTAGAAACCTCAACGAACCCAAACTCATTAAACAACTTGGAAGTGCTCTAGAAGAAGCCAACATTAATATATTGGGGAAAATATtcacacatatatatttttttcgttCATCTTTACTTGTCCACTACATACTTAAAATACTTGTTCAATAATACTTGTCcagtttgaattattaaaagataattttattctCTTGTGTTTATTTTACTTCAATAGCTAATACATTTCCCAAAAcataaaattcaatatattcaaagggtaatatagtaatatttcctctattaattattgtttctTTAGAGTTTAGgtgtgtgtcaagtcaatagtaagcaactattattggacaaatggaataacttttatatactttgttcatttttacttatctactatattgaaaagaaatatttattttaatttattcagtTTAAAACATGAATTGTGGTGTAGAGGTGATATTATTTCACCCTTAACTAGATGTTTCGAGCGTCACCTCAAATTAGTCATGTAGTGCATGATCCAAATTTAATCGGGATAGTAGGTGAGAGAGTACTTCTTGTTTGTTGACCTAAAATATTGCCATTTCACACTATTGACTAACGCGTCAGCAACACCCAAGTGCTTATTTCAAATCAATTGGTTCCACTTGTAAACCAACTGTATTTCTTTGACTCACTCACTAACAAATTAACAAAGTCAAACAACATTACTTAATATGTCTCATGTTTCACACACGCAAACCTTGTTTTCCAACCTATTATATATGTGAAGCAATACCAGCCAAAGTGTATCATATTCTTaaacttcaaacttcaaatctttccttcaaacttctaaattttataatacaatttgTAAAAATCTTCAATAATATGACATCCATGAAAAGAAGCAGAGAAGACAATATGCAAATTGAAGTAGAGGCCATGGCTAATTGTGCCTTAATGGCGCTTTTGTCTCGTTTCAACAACACTTCTTCATCATCAGATCATCatgaaattaatgattttgaaTGCAAGACTTGTAATAAACGGTTTCCGTCTTTCCAAGCCTTAGGCGGTCATCGTGCAAGTCATAATAAAAAGCCAAGATTACTCGGAGAGTTTCTTGTTCAAACCAACAAAAAGAATAAGATGCATAAATGCTCTATTTGTGGTGTGGAGTTTTCATTGGGTCAAGCATTAGGCGGTCACATGAGGCGTCATCGtgatgaaattaataaaattacagATGAAAAGACGATGATTCCGATTTTGAAGAAGTCAAATAGTAGCAAGAGGATATTTTGTTTGGATTTAAACTTAACCCCTCGTGATGATAATGTTGATTTCAAGTTATGGCCAACAACACCAATTGCATCTCCTGTTTTGCGATGCTTTTTTTAAATCCCTTTCCTTTAGAATTAGGAAATTTGCTACCAATTTGTTAATTCTTTTATGATGATATTTATGTCAAGATAAATTTACgatgaattatttttatcatctgTTATTCAAAACTCACTAATTCAAATTTGtgttcctttctatataaaaaaaaaataattctaaacagtttttttgtaaaaaatggCTGAAGACCATTCGATTTTAATCTGCTTGATATGCCCTATATTGTTGCCCTATTATTGTCCAAAGATAGGTTTTTAGTTAATCTAAATAAATATGGTATTCATCGCTATGTCAAAATAAATTGGTAAGGCAAACTCGAACTGCacaaagtttaatttaatttggtaatgagattttcttttttaagatcACATATCTGAAACTTACTAATTCATATTTGCACTAAGGCCAAAGAAAAAGACTCCAtgtcaaaagtttttttttttttttaaaagctcAAACTGAAAGTCTCAAGTTAAGAGTGGACGGCTGGATCTCACTTATTTAGTAAATTGAAATCATGGATGGAGATAGGTAGGATCGAGGGGTTCATATTCGATATTtctttggtaaaaaaaaaattatgttatttatatatgattaaaattattttttatgtatatatatagtagatattTGAACCCCTTTGATTTCTTCAAGTGTTtgctttttcatattttgaacaatttaatgAAAATCTTGACTCCTTCAATGATAGAACTTTTAACTTAAACGTCTAATTTTGTGACATAACTATAAGAAGTAGGTAGATGATAACAAAAAGTTATACTAGGAAAAAGAGGTCAATAAAATCAAACTATAAGAGATTTTCTCTAACAATGTTTTACACAAAACTAAAAGAGATTACtctataagaaaaagaaaaaaaaaacaaatagtgAACTAACTATTTGTGTTGCACATATTTGAAGCCgtcaaatttttcaaaaaaagaagtgGCATCTTGGAAAGTCATGTAGTGTTCGCGATAAGAAGTTGTGTCATTGTTGAGCTGGTTTGGGTTCCAATTCCATTATTGACctgaagaaaagataaaaaaaattggaggaGTCCTCAAAGGTGTATAATCAGAATAGAATATTTCAGGTTGAAATATCTCTACATCATACACTCACGACATTCGCAGAATTCCGGCTCTATTCTCATATATTTCTACCATCAATTTGCTTTTCTACTGTCTCTACGTATATAATATGTAATAGAATAGTTATTGACTCCTATATTACCTTTGCTTGGTCACTTTATCTTAGTGTATTTACACTTCCTGAATTTACctttaattgtttattattggtaatTATAGATTATTAAAGTTAGTAGTATCAAGTCTGAGGTACCCATGCCATAATAAAAGTTGTACACATAAACAGCTAGCTAGGTTACAGGTCCTTGAAAGCTAAATGAAGAAGGAAACTGGAAAGGTGTTAGCAACAAATAATAATAGTCAAACCTATGTTTCACacgttaaaatttcaaaagaatgacCAATAAAGAAAGATATTACAAAGCTATCGCCCTCCAACTTCATATTCTAACCATTTTTATGAACCACAACAAGCTGATTTCTGGGAAGCTTGACCACCTCCAGCTCCTGCTTCTGGTTGATTAATCTTGAGCGTTGACGGCTGCAATGTCAACAATGAGCATACAGTATTTGgaatttccaaaaatatttcaagtatATTCAAGTTATTCACCTCGGCCTTGGAGTCTGTGTCTGCAAGCCTTTGTTTTATATCTCTTGCTATTGAGAAGAAAACTTGTTCCACGTTAAGATTTGTCTTTGCACTCTGCAGGGGCAGAGTTATATTTAGTACAGGAAGACCTACCAGCATTTCTTTCTAGGCTGTTGAACCATACTTACAGTTTCAAAAAACTTAATTCCATACTCATCTGCAAGTGCTTGACCCTTTGCCGTAGGGACAGCCTACAAAAAAGTTCATATTGGCCAAATATTAGACGGGAGGAGGAAAAGTTACTGATAAAAGATCAGTCCAAACAAAAATCTACCCTCTTGCTTTCATCCATGTCAGCCTTGTTCCCTACAAGTATTTTGTTGACATTGTCTGAGGCATGCTGCTCAATGTTACGAATCCAGTTCCTAATGTCTGCACGTAGGATGAAACAATTAGAAACCATACACATGAGTATACTGCACAAATGACAGTAAACAGATAAAAGAGTTATGGAATTATGCAATCCATTCACTTGAACCCTAAAAAGGGTGAGCATTCGCATATGAACTACACCTTGAGATTATAGGAGAATCAGGATAAAGAACCTTACTGTTAAAGGAGGATTCGTCAGTAACATCATACACCAACAATATACCCATGGCTCCACGATAGTAAGCTGGAGAAATTTGTAATCAGAAAAAGAGAAGCTATAAGTACACAGGCAAACAAAACACAAGGATCTAAGGaggatcattttttttctttttaatacgAAAGCAATTTATTCATGAAGATGAGAAACAGGCACAAGGATAACAACTCGTAAACTTTGCAAAAATAATATGATAGAGAATATCAATTAAAACTGGCTCTCTTCATAGGGGGCAAGAGTATAAACGGTCACATGGAAACGCAGGGAAGAAACAAAAGGGGGAGAAAAACATCACAAGACCGAACTTCTCTAAAGAAGATTCAATTGAGAAAACAAAAATGGAATAAACTTCTCACAGTCATAATGGCCAGACTCCTTTATAACAACATTGATGTAACACCATCAGAACTTTTATCAATGAACAACCATGACAACATACCAGTAGTGATGGTCCGAAAACGTTCCTGACCAGCTGTATCCCATATCTGAAGCTTGATTCTTTTTCCATCAAGCTCAATGGTtcgaattttaaaatcaattctGACAAAATGAAATAGAAGCAAGCATTAAGAAATATTTGTACACAGAAAAACAAGGCACATGATTCTCAAGGGCATTCTGAAGCAATTACCACAGAAGTATAACTAAGAGAGAGAACTCACCCGATAGTTGTGATGAAGCTTGTGGTGAAGGAACCATCAGAGAAACGTAAAAGAAGACAACTCTTACCAACACCTACAGTGCAGACATCAAAGAAACAATTGGTTATAAAAACCAATCCACAATCATTCTCTATAAAAGTCATGCAAAGACATTACATAACCTCCAAGTGCAATGAAGAGGATGCAGACTAAGAAGCTCAGAACTTCCAAGAGAAAAGGTGACTGAAAATAAGTTTGCTGAAAAGGTACAAGGTAAGTTCCAATTCTTAACTAGCTTTAGGGTATCCcctaaagaaaaggaaaataaataccAAACAGAAGTTTTCATCCTACCTAgtacataaaagaaaaaggtaaaaagaAACATATGGAAGTGTTCCCGTCTTACCTAAACTTTAGGTGATAAACAGTCATCATGATTACCCCCACCTCACACACCACCACTACAGCACAATAAAAAGAAATGTTGTATGGACCAAGATCAACCAGCCAAGAATCCCAAAAGGAGAATAAAGGAGTTCTCTTGATCATAAGAGGAGAATATCATCTACTCCTACTGAGCACAGACATTACTAGTTATGTACAGAACAAACAGGACACCCAACAGATAAATTTGGCTACAGCATTCTgtcattcttcaaaatcatgTTCTACCAATATGAAGATTTAAAactcatattttgtgtttaatttgaATGACCATAGAGTCATGGATGCAATAGATAAACCAACATGGTAATGTCTGATAGTTCTGCAGAAGGTATTTGCTGGTAATGCAGATCATTTCTGAGCAGTTGAGGTAATCAGAATTTGGTTAGATACttacaaaataacttttttaaggTAAACGATTGTTAGTGAATAGCTAAAGTACCATCTCCTCAAGCTCAAAGGCCCACATATCAATTAACTTCAGAAACAACCACAAAAGCAAGCATTATTAAAGATTATAGCAACCAACTTAACCTG
Coding sequences within:
- the LOC125845603 gene encoding zinc finger protein ZAT11-like, with protein sequence MTSMKRSREDNMQIEVEAMANCALMALLSRFNNTSSSSDHHEINDFECKTCNKRFPSFQALGGHRASHNKKPRLLGEFLVQTNKKNKMHKCSICGVEFSLGQALGGHMRRHRDEINKITDEKTMIPILKKSNSSKRIFCLDLNLTPRDDNVDFKLWPTTPIASPVLRCFF
- the LOC125844980 gene encoding ras-related protein RABE1c; protein product: MAAPPARARADYDYLIKLLLIGDSGVGKSCLLLRFSDGSFTTSFITTIGIDFKIRTIELDGKRIKLQIWDTAGQERFRTITTAYYRGAMGILLVYDVTDESSFNNIRNWIRNIEQHASDNVNKILVGNKADMDESKRAVPTAKGQALADEYGIKFFETSAKTNLNVEQVFFSIARDIKQRLADTDSKAEPSTLKINQPEAGAGGGQASQKSACCGS